The Gammaproteobacteria bacterium genome includes a region encoding these proteins:
- a CDS encoding carboxypeptidase regulatory-like domain-containing protein, whose translation MMNTQTMKSLFTSFWSLFIGLFLLSGMANAVTTYQTSDYFPNITERVYAYNQVSSWGYEESDIFWVRAEVDSPITPPGTSETVVSSYQTALAERHYFTQDSSAGRTRHAKSVDNDFDGHKIRYWYDFVGDPANLSAGFFVSDPASYITSGTFSSSNLDTPTPFLPGLLEPGVVYEKTYASVVHDYYPDDLAKHNLNKRSKRIDNLTVTIDDNGGVLHDLTNLAHPAYDNPLADGAMFIDVWQTAAPGFLNGLLKVTYERERTWKDTGDTDHVVKTEYRKSGVGVVFSVRESSNAQGVLTRTTFQWMLSNTVDGVVTEPSLIQRALVDIQDAGGSSNIAGAWVSAEVYAVDDNGNVDLDSDNNPIVDYASSSAVPDDAGLHTLFLIDGSNDLTLFYSASVYFEQSAAHTASDMFNTTTVLSLGSTTADTVTVFVTNEAGTPISNVNVEAYSESSSSYAEGVTDADGNALLSLDPTVSDFDLHLWPQGDELFGGVWTGDGMDTPPASYPASANVGDEGNPLVIPAIADFNDGGTLYIVLQGGVEVSGTVRDSNGAPVEGVRVIIEPIYIIEPIYTPGNEPGLGIQSSDIDPGLGLPTGDLGRFSSTITGPTGAYSAYVTAGDYKIRFETAYTDDNTGDPVNVPGVSGGYADDQGGVTGWETANVFTIGSTPQVVDATLQAGITLSGVVVDGSMNPIAIAMDVFVYNQDYSFTYNTTVNVLDGSFSVSVAPGQDYSIEFNAPWDIQTGVQDITYTSGRYVVHPEFGNTAGLFESPYIMGDPSTVPLVIASKLTQQAITDYMLLLDPGGALGMATDMAALGVSDYLLGIVVGIFDDNIVTRLRVDQDMAILAQVDGGTAIQGRLVDADGNGIANAWVNTDTSGTETDDNGCFTLNMTNSALVQVAVPTFQLNIWPGPGQSFLGGLVAGDAGNGYDLVSDWDLASGFNSDVENDSNWPGDELDSLADVCGAGAVGMLISAGGGVAITGLVTDGTNPLSGIWVNAQSPDTGENGGALTGIDGTYNLLVAGAPGISEVDYEVGIWDPAYLSPEPLIAVVNSTGVTAVEQMDGTPVTGTSVDFVLGGGNAISGFVRDEAGSGISGLWVDIYTTDDYALGQSGQVLANTWFGGNTNEDGAFNVNVPAADSYVAVVRGESSCYRTVYYNAQSSEDDADRIDTSAGSVDGVDFRMTSGLTINGNIILNPALPDGETLWLNVWSEQADSGSYAELTGDGTTTSFDFTMCGLSEAGDYRLGWYSDNYMNGQYGGTPGTPDSGPVDWSQATELDTRGGNVDGVQISLSAGSTLTVVVNGLRDGEQVEANLWSEGLMMGGWGNGTADASGAATVELLGVNPTGTDYRLSVNVWNGAYMNGHYQGDLTDSNAGTLVGWDQATLIDMSIDEALLVTMATGGSISGTIRDLPIGERVWINAWSDTTWVGNSVEVTGVDSDGDGAADDVAYSIKGLALVGGYRLDIWGDDVPSGFWDGATSVYRPLVGWERAGVIDISSGNSADYPNANILVPAGWSISGTVTGMQTGDWGWIDSWSDSTYAWGGTQLEGAASVAYEIKGLIDATDYRVSLSADGYVNQAIDPVVVSGADVTGKDFALGAGGSIAGSISGLVANTWVWVDVWSPGTDAWGGVSLMTNATGAVDYQVKGLADASDYVVSISPSVGWFAYAVGGATPVWSDHTPVAVASAADVTGKDFIINLGSLHTLSGTIAGVDNGNIVDISAWSNNGGWAYVSRSGNGSYELTGLLTANYNVEIRSQGRVNMRTSNAVVVDSGGAVTSSSAGNWVSGVNTTGDVDVNQDVTGLDVTLLAGRSIAGYVSNGGNPIVFTQVNAWSASTGSGGSTSTNSAGEYTITGLLPANDYVVEVWTQLGSKSQSPVDVSAADAAGVNLVITTRTGSISGTVTQGGANVSSALIYIYDESTSKFTATAATGTNGGYSIGNLDPAKTYRVDVFLPPTNFTSADGTASGVTGNNSTQDFTL comes from the coding sequence ATGATGAACACACAAACAATGAAATCACTCTTTACTTCATTCTGGTCTCTCTTTATCGGGCTGTTTCTACTCTCGGGTATGGCCAATGCGGTAACGACCTATCAGACCAGTGATTATTTCCCGAATATTACCGAACGGGTGTATGCATATAATCAGGTCTCCTCATGGGGGTATGAAGAAAGTGATATCTTCTGGGTGCGCGCCGAGGTTGATAGCCCTATTACACCACCAGGCACGAGTGAAACCGTGGTTAGCAGTTATCAAACAGCCCTCGCCGAACGTCATTATTTTACCCAGGATAGTAGTGCGGGTCGTACACGCCATGCCAAGAGTGTGGATAATGACTTTGATGGTCACAAAATTCGTTACTGGTATGACTTTGTTGGTGATCCTGCTAATCTTTCTGCTGGTTTTTTTGTTAGTGATCCAGCCAGTTATATTACTTCAGGAACATTCAGTAGCAGCAATCTCGATACACCAACCCCTTTTCTTCCGGGGTTGCTAGAACCCGGTGTGGTTTATGAGAAGACCTATGCCAGTGTTGTTCATGATTATTACCCGGATGATCTGGCTAAACATAATCTGAATAAACGCAGTAAACGTATCGATAATCTGACGGTAACCATTGATGATAATGGCGGTGTTTTGCATGATCTAACCAATTTGGCTCATCCAGCCTATGATAACCCATTAGCGGATGGTGCTATGTTTATTGATGTCTGGCAGACCGCTGCGCCCGGTTTTTTGAACGGTCTGCTTAAGGTTACCTATGAGAGGGAGCGCACCTGGAAGGACACTGGAGATACCGATCATGTGGTAAAGACCGAATACCGTAAGTCGGGTGTTGGTGTCGTCTTTAGTGTAAGAGAATCAAGCAATGCCCAGGGGGTATTGACGAGGACTACCTTTCAGTGGATGTTATCCAATACCGTAGACGGTGTAGTGACTGAGCCTTCGCTCATCCAAAGAGCCCTGGTTGATATTCAGGATGCCGGTGGTAGCAGTAATATTGCCGGTGCCTGGGTGAGTGCCGAGGTCTATGCGGTGGATGATAATGGTAATGTTGATCTGGATTCCGATAACAATCCTATAGTTGATTATGCCTCATCGAGTGCTGTGCCGGATGATGCCGGGCTGCATACCCTGTTTTTAATTGATGGGAGCAATGATCTCACGCTGTTCTATTCTGCCAGCGTGTATTTTGAGCAATCGGCTGCCCATACAGCCAGTGATATGTTTAATACCACAACCGTGCTTTCTCTGGGATCGACAACGGCGGATACGGTGACGGTGTTTGTCACCAATGAAGCGGGTACGCCGATCTCGAATGTTAATGTTGAGGCATACTCTGAGTCGAGTTCTTCCTATGCCGAGGGTGTCACTGATGCTGACGGCAATGCTCTTTTGTCACTGGATCCGACGGTCAGTGATTTCGATCTCCATCTATGGCCACAGGGTGATGAACTATTTGGTGGTGTATGGACGGGTGATGGTATGGATACCCCACCTGCCAGTTATCCAGCCAGTGCCAATGTGGGTGATGAAGGGAATCCCCTGGTTATTCCGGCGATAGCCGACTTCAATGATGGCGGCACCTTGTACATCGTGTTGCAAGGTGGCGTAGAGGTATCGGGTACGGTACGAGATAGCAATGGTGCGCCGGTTGAAGGTGTGCGTGTCATTATTGAGCCTATCTACATTATTGAACCCATTTATACTCCAGGAAATGAACCTGGGCTTGGAATACAGTCATCGGATATAGATCCGGGTTTAGGTCTGCCAACAGGTGATCTGGGACGTTTCTCCTCGACCATTACCGGGCCGACGGGTGCCTATTCCGCCTATGTAACGGCGGGTGATTACAAGATTCGCTTTGAAACGGCTTATACCGATGATAATACTGGCGACCCCGTTAATGTGCCGGGTGTATCGGGTGGTTATGCCGATGATCAGGGTGGGGTGACGGGTTGGGAAACTGCCAATGTCTTTACTATAGGGAGTACACCACAGGTCGTGGATGCCACCTTGCAGGCGGGTATTACCCTCTCGGGTGTGGTTGTCGATGGTAGTATGAATCCCATCGCTATTGCTATGGATGTCTTTGTCTATAACCAGGATTATAGCTTTACCTACAATACGACAGTTAATGTGCTGGATGGTAGCTTCTCGGTCTCGGTTGCCCCGGGTCAGGATTATTCTATTGAGTTTAATGCCCCTTGGGACATCCAGACCGGGGTGCAGGATATAACCTACACCAGTGGTCGCTATGTGGTGCATCCAGAGTTTGGTAATACCGCAGGTTTGTTTGAATCTCCGTACATTATGGGTGACCCGTCTACAGTACCGTTAGTGATTGCCAGTAAGCTGACGCAACAGGCGATTACTGACTATATGCTATTGCTTGATCCGGGTGGTGCGCTAGGTATGGCGACGGATATGGCGGCTCTGGGTGTCAGTGATTATCTGCTGGGTATTGTTGTGGGTATATTCGATGACAATATCGTGACGCGCCTGCGGGTTGATCAGGATATGGCTATCCTGGCGCAGGTGGATGGTGGCACAGCAATTCAGGGTCGTTTGGTTGATGCGGATGGCAATGGTATTGCCAATGCCTGGGTCAATACGGATACCAGTGGTACTGAGACCGATGATAACGGTTGCTTTACCCTGAATATGACCAATTCAGCCCTGGTGCAAGTTGCGGTTCCGACCTTCCAGTTAAATATTTGGCCGGGGCCAGGACAGAGCTTCCTTGGCGGTCTGGTGGCAGGTGATGCTGGTAATGGCTACGACCTGGTTTCCGATTGGGACCTGGCAAGCGGGTTTAATAGTGATGTTGAGAATGATTCAAATTGGCCGGGTGATGAGCTTGATTCATTAGCCGATGTCTGTGGTGCGGGTGCTGTGGGTATGCTGATTAGCGCGGGTGGTGGTGTTGCGATCACGGGTCTTGTGACCGATGGAACCAACCCCTTGTCCGGGATCTGGGTCAATGCTCAATCACCGGATACCGGTGAGAATGGCGGTGCGCTAACCGGTATTGATGGTACTTATAACTTGTTGGTTGCGGGTGCTCCCGGTATTAGTGAGGTGGATTACGAGGTTGGGATCTGGGATCCGGCTTATCTATCACCAGAGCCACTGATTGCGGTAGTTAATAGTACGGGTGTGACTGCTGTTGAGCAAATGGATGGAACCCCTGTTACTGGAACGTCTGTTGATTTTGTCCTCGGTGGCGGTAATGCCATCTCGGGCTTTGTGCGCGATGAAGCGGGTAGTGGTATCAGTGGTCTCTGGGTTGATATCTACACGACAGATGATTACGCCTTAGGTCAATCAGGGCAGGTGTTGGCGAATACCTGGTTTGGTGGCAATACCAATGAGGATGGTGCCTTTAATGTGAATGTGCCAGCGGCTGATAGCTATGTGGCTGTGGTACGAGGTGAGTCTTCGTGTTATCGCACGGTTTATTATAACGCTCAGTCCTCAGAGGATGATGCGGATCGTATTGATACCAGTGCAGGTTCAGTTGATGGTGTTGATTTCCGTATGACCTCGGGTCTGACGATTAATGGCAACATTATACTTAATCCGGCATTACCTGATGGTGAAACCTTGTGGCTGAATGTCTGGTCAGAGCAGGCTGACAGTGGGAGCTATGCCGAACTAACTGGTGATGGTACCACCACAAGTTTTGATTTTACGATGTGTGGTCTATCCGAGGCGGGTGATTATCGCCTGGGTTGGTACTCGGATAACTATATGAATGGTCAGTACGGTGGCACACCCGGAACGCCTGATTCAGGGCCGGTAGACTGGAGTCAGGCAACTGAACTGGATACGCGTGGCGGTAATGTGGATGGTGTGCAGATATCATTGAGTGCCGGTAGCACCTTGACCGTTGTGGTTAATGGTCTACGAGATGGTGAGCAGGTAGAAGCCAATCTATGGTCTGAGGGTCTGATGATGGGTGGCTGGGGTAACGGCACGGCCGATGCCTCGGGTGCAGCAACGGTTGAGTTATTGGGTGTTAATCCTACAGGAACCGATTATCGTTTGTCGGTTAATGTCTGGAATGGTGCTTATATGAACGGGCACTATCAGGGTGATCTGACAGACAGTAATGCAGGTACCCTGGTGGGTTGGGATCAGGCGACTCTGATTGATATGAGTATTGATGAGGCGTTGCTTGTCACTATGGCAACAGGTGGCTCAATCTCGGGTACTATTCGTGATCTACCTATTGGTGAGCGGGTGTGGATTAATGCCTGGTCGGATACCACCTGGGTGGGTAATAGTGTTGAGGTTACAGGTGTAGACAGTGATGGTGATGGTGCAGCAGATGATGTGGCATATAGTATTAAGGGTCTGGCACTGGTGGGTGGCTATCGCCTCGATATCTGGGGTGATGATGTGCCCTCGGGTTTCTGGGATGGAGCCACGTCGGTGTATCGCCCACTGGTCGGTTGGGAACGTGCTGGGGTGATTGATATTAGCTCAGGCAATAGTGCCGATTATCCCAATGCCAATATATTGGTACCGGCAGGCTGGAGTATCAGTGGTACGGTGACCGGGATGCAAACGGGTGATTGGGGCTGGATTGATAGCTGGTCAGATAGTACCTATGCCTGGGGTGGCACACAACTGGAAGGGGCTGCCTCGGTTGCTTACGAGATCAAGGGCTTGATTGATGCCACTGATTATCGAGTCAGTCTGTCGGCTGATGGTTATGTCAATCAGGCGATTGATCCTGTCGTAGTGAGTGGTGCCGATGTCACGGGTAAGGACTTTGCCCTCGGTGCGGGTGGCAGTATTGCGGGTAGTATCTCGGGTCTGGTTGCTAACACCTGGGTCTGGGTCGATGTCTGGTCACCCGGCACGGATGCCTGGGGTGGTGTCAGTTTGATGACTAATGCCACTGGTGCAGTAGATTATCAGGTTAAAGGCCTGGCAGATGCGAGCGATTATGTCGTGTCCATTTCGCCCTCTGTCGGCTGGTTTGCCTACGCTGTTGGCGGTGCAACGCCAGTGTGGAGTGATCATACGCCAGTTGCGGTTGCCAGTGCTGCGGATGTGACAGGTAAGGACTTTATTATTAATCTCGGTAGTCTGCATACCCTGTCGGGTACGATTGCCGGTGTCGATAATGGTAATATTGTGGATATCTCGGCATGGTCAAATAATGGTGGTTGGGCCTATGTCAGTCGTAGTGGTAATGGTAGCTATGAGCTCACAGGACTACTAACGGCTAATTACAATGTTGAAATTCGTAGTCAGGGTCGTGTCAATATGCGCACCTCGAATGCCGTAGTGGTGGATTCGGGCGGTGCAGTGACCAGTAGTAGTGCGGGTAACTGGGTCTCGGGTGTAAATACTACGGGTGATGTTGACGTTAATCAGGATGTCACCGGTCTGGATGTGACCTTGTTGGCAGGTCGAAGTATTGCGGGTTATGTGAGCAATGGTGGTAACCCGATTGTTTTCACCCAGGTCAATGCCTGGTCTGCCAGCACCGGTTCGGGCGGTAGCACCAGTACCAATAGTGCGGGTGAATATACAATCACCGGTCTGTTGCCAGCCAATGACTATGTGGTTGAGGTCTGGACTCAGTTGGGTTCCAAGTCACAGTCGCCTGTTGATGTTAGTGCTGCTGATGCAGCAGGTGTTAATCTTGTGATTACCACACGAACAGGTTCGATCTCGGGTACTGTCACACAAGGAGGGGCTAATGTGAGTTCCGCTTTGATCTATATCTATGATGAGTCGACGAGTAAATTTACTGCAACGGCTGCAACGGGCACAAATGGTGGGTACAGTATTGGTAATCTGGATCCAGCCAAGACCTATCGTGTGGATGTCTTTTTACCACCGACCAATTTTACCAGTGCGGATGGCACAGCCTCAGGTGTTACCGGTAATAATAGTACGCAGGATTTCACTTTGTAG
- the dnaJ gene encoding molecular chaperone DnaJ codes for MAKKDFYEILGVAKNASEAEIKKAFKRKAMKLHPDRNPDDKSAEDKFKEAKEAYEILSDERKRAAYDQFGHAGIDPSMGGGGPGAGAGGGSFSDIFGDVFGDMFNGGGGGNRAFRGADLSYNLELSLEDAVQGTTVKVRIPTMVKCDPCGGSGAKKGSKPEPCTTCGGHGQVRMQQGFFSVQQTCPKCQGKGTVISDPCPSCHGQGRVQEHKTLSVKVPAGVDNGDRIRLGGEGEAGENGGPAGDLYVQIRVKKHNIFQREDSHLHCEVPISFVAAALGGELEVPTLSGRVKLKIPAETQSGKVFRMRGKGVKPVRGGAVGDLMCRVHVETPVNLNSEQKDMLQAFADSMDKRSSHHNPQSHSWLGGVKKFFEGMKL; via the coding sequence ATGGCTAAAAAAGATTTTTACGAGATTCTCGGTGTTGCCAAGAATGCTAGTGAGGCAGAGATAAAGAAGGCCTTTAAGCGCAAAGCAATGAAACTTCATCCGGATCGCAACCCGGATGACAAGAGTGCCGAGGACAAATTCAAGGAGGCTAAAGAGGCCTACGAGATCCTTAGTGATGAACGTAAACGTGCCGCCTATGACCAGTTTGGTCATGCCGGTATCGACCCTTCGATGGGCGGTGGTGGCCCGGGTGCGGGTGCCGGTGGTGGCAGTTTTAGCGACATCTTTGGTGATGTCTTTGGCGATATGTTTAATGGTGGTGGCGGAGGTAATCGTGCTTTTCGCGGCGCGGATCTGAGCTACAACCTGGAGCTGAGTCTGGAGGATGCTGTTCAGGGCACTACCGTTAAGGTGCGTATTCCGACCATGGTGAAATGTGACCCCTGTGGTGGCAGTGGTGCTAAAAAAGGTTCTAAACCTGAGCCTTGTACCACCTGTGGTGGTCACGGTCAGGTGCGTATGCAACAAGGCTTTTTCTCGGTGCAGCAGACCTGTCCTAAGTGTCAGGGCAAAGGGACTGTTATCAGTGATCCTTGCCCGTCCTGTCATGGTCAGGGACGCGTGCAGGAACACAAGACCTTATCCGTGAAGGTACCCGCCGGGGTTGATAATGGCGATCGTATCCGTTTAGGTGGTGAGGGTGAAGCGGGTGAGAATGGTGGGCCAGCCGGTGATTTGTATGTGCAGATTCGCGTCAAGAAGCATAATATCTTCCAGCGTGAGGATAGCCATTTGCATTGTGAAGTCCCTATCAGTTTTGTAGCCGCAGCCTTAGGCGGCGAACTGGAGGTGCCAACTCTGAGTGGTCGGGTGAAACTCAAGATTCCTGCCGAGACCCAGTCCGGCAAGGTATTCCGTATGCGTGGCAAAGGTGTGAAGCCAGTGCGTGGTGGTGCAGTGGGTGATCTGATGTGTCGGGTGCATGTTGAGACCCCGGTCAATCTGAATAGTGAACAAAAGGATATGTTGCAAGCCTTTGCTGATAGTATGGATAAACGCAGTAGTCATCATAATCCACAGTCACACAGTTGGTTAGGTGGCGTGAAGAAATTCTTTGAAGGCATGAAATTATAG
- the dapB gene encoding 4-hydroxy-tetrahydrodipicolinate reductase, producing the protein MQTTRLAIMGAAGRMGRTLLEAGSNAEGVSIGAALEREGHAVIGIDAGEMAGLGALDINVVTDLAAVTDQFDVLVDFTVPFATLANIEVCRQAGKAIVIGTTGFTDEQKAQIAAAAQDIPIVFAPNMSVGVNLCLKLLDMAARVLGDEVDIEIIEAHHRHKVDAPSGTALRMGEVVADALGRDLTECAVYGREGISGERDRKTIGFETIRAGDIVGDHTVMFAGVGERVEITHKASSRMTFASGAVRAAGWLAGKDAGLFDMQDVLGL; encoded by the coding sequence ATGCAAACAACACGATTGGCCATCATGGGTGCTGCCGGGCGAATGGGGCGTACGCTTCTAGAAGCAGGCTCCAATGCTGAAGGTGTAAGTATCGGTGCCGCACTGGAGCGTGAAGGTCATGCCGTTATCGGTATTGATGCCGGTGAGATGGCGGGTCTGGGTGCGTTGGATATTAATGTGGTTACCGATCTTGCGGCAGTGACGGATCAATTCGATGTATTGGTTGATTTCACCGTGCCATTTGCCACACTGGCGAATATCGAGGTCTGTCGTCAGGCAGGTAAGGCGATTGTGATCGGAACGACCGGTTTCACGGATGAGCAAAAGGCACAAATTGCAGCTGCGGCGCAGGATATCCCTATTGTCTTTGCACCAAATATGAGTGTTGGCGTGAATCTGTGCTTGAAACTACTGGATATGGCTGCCCGGGTGTTGGGTGATGAGGTTGATATCGAGATTATTGAGGCACATCATCGTCATAAGGTGGATGCGCCCTCCGGTACCGCTCTGCGTATGGGTGAGGTGGTGGCTGATGCACTGGGTCGTGACCTAACAGAATGTGCGGTCTATGGTCGCGAGGGTATCTCGGGTGAACGTGATCGCAAGACTATTGGTTTTGAGACCATTCGTGCCGGTGATATCGTCGGTGATCATACGGTGATGTTCGCTGGTGTCGGAGAGCGTGTCGAGATTACCCATAAGGCCTCATCGCGTATGACCTTTGCCAGTGGTGCGGTACGTGCTGCGGGTTGGTTGGCGGGTAAGGATGCCGGGTTATTCGATATGCAGGATGTGTTGGGATTGTGA
- the grpE gene encoding nucleotide exchange factor GrpE, which produces MSEEGKNPVSEEQEEVLEGELEQAPKGHSEESEQDATVLLEDARAKADEHWNQCLRLQADLDNLHKRSRRDVENAHKFALEKFAVELLPVKDSLEMGITAASESADAEKLLEGSEMTLKVLSSALEKFGITMLDPTNERFNPEFHEAVTMQERDDLDSNTVITVIQKGYLLNERLIRPAMVIVSKTPA; this is translated from the coding sequence ATGTCCGAAGAAGGTAAGAACCCTGTTTCCGAAGAACAAGAAGAGGTATTGGAGGGAGAATTAGAGCAGGCTCCGAAGGGGCATAGTGAAGAATCCGAGCAGGATGCAACCGTTTTGCTTGAAGATGCCCGTGCCAAGGCGGATGAACACTGGAATCAGTGTCTGCGTCTACAGGCTGATCTGGATAATCTACATAAACGCTCTCGGCGTGATGTTGAGAATGCCCATAAATTTGCATTGGAAAAATTCGCTGTGGAGTTGTTGCCGGTTAAGGATAGCCTGGAGATGGGGATTACCGCTGCCAGTGAATCAGCCGATGCGGAAAAACTGCTTGAAGGTAGTGAGATGACCTTGAAAGTGCTTTCCTCTGCATTGGAGAAGTTTGGTATCACTATGCTTGATCCGACTAATGAACGCTTTAACCCGGAATTCCATGAGGCAGTCACCATGCAGGAACGGGATGATCTGGATTCGAATACCGTCATTACAGTAATACAGAAGGGTTATCTCTTGAATGAACGCCTGATTCGCCCGGCGATGGTGATTGTGTCAAAGACACCCGCGTAG
- the dnaK gene encoding molecular chaperone DnaK, with the protein MGKIIGIDLGTTNSCVAVMEGGKARVIENSEGDRTTPSIVAFAEDNEVLVGQSAKRQAVTNPENTLFAVKRLIGRRFDEDVVQRDINLVPYKIVKADNGDAWVEARGNKMAAPEISARVLQKMKKTAEDYLGEEVTEAVVTVPAYFNDSQRQATKDAGKIAGLDVKRIINEPTAAALAYGMDKKRGDVKIAVYDLGGGTFDVSIIEIMEIDGEHQFEVLATNGDTFLGGEDFDKRVIDYMADEFKKDQGMDLRGDPLAMQRLKEAAEKAKIELSHSQQTEINLPYVTADASGPKHLNLKITRAKLESLVEDLIERTIAPCKTALKDSGLSVSEIDDVILVGGQTRMPKVGEMMQDFFGKELRRDVNPDEAVAIGASIQGGVLGGDVKDVLLLDVTPLSLGIETMGGVMTKLIEKNTTIPTKANQVFSTADDNQTAVTVHVLQGERDQASANKSLGRFDLSDIPPAARGVPQIEVSLDIDANGILNVSAKDKATGKEQSIIIKASSGLSDDEVERMVQDAEAHADEDKKFHELVDVRNQADAMIHATVKSLADLADETEADEKEKIEAAITALREAMKADDKDDIEAKTKELTDVAGKLAERAYAKKQGDAGAATAADAGEQSAGGEDVVDAEFEEVKDDK; encoded by the coding sequence ATGGGTAAGATTATCGGAATTGACTTAGGTACCACGAATTCCTGTGTGGCAGTGATGGAAGGTGGTAAGGCGCGTGTGATTGAAAATAGTGAAGGTGATCGCACAACGCCATCAATTGTGGCCTTTGCCGAGGATAATGAGGTATTGGTTGGTCAGTCAGCCAAACGTCAGGCAGTGACTAATCCTGAGAATACCCTGTTTGCGGTGAAACGTCTGATTGGTCGTCGTTTTGACGAAGATGTGGTGCAACGTGATATTAATCTGGTGCCTTACAAAATTGTTAAGGCTGATAATGGTGATGCTTGGGTTGAAGCGCGTGGTAATAAGATGGCGGCTCCTGAGATCTCTGCCCGTGTGTTGCAGAAGATGAAGAAGACCGCAGAGGATTACCTGGGTGAAGAAGTCACCGAGGCTGTGGTAACAGTGCCGGCTTATTTCAATGATTCCCAGCGTCAGGCAACCAAGGATGCGGGCAAGATTGCCGGTCTGGATGTAAAACGTATTATTAACGAGCCAACCGCAGCAGCCCTTGCCTATGGTATGGACAAGAAGCGCGGTGATGTGAAGATTGCCGTCTATGATCTGGGTGGTGGTACCTTTGATGTCTCCATTATTGAAATCATGGAGATTGATGGTGAACATCAGTTTGAGGTGTTGGCAACCAATGGTGATACTTTCCTTGGCGGTGAAGATTTTGACAAGCGTGTTATTGATTACATGGCTGATGAGTTCAAGAAAGATCAAGGTATGGATCTGCGTGGTGACCCATTGGCAATGCAGCGTCTGAAAGAGGCGGCAGAAAAGGCCAAGATCGAGTTGTCACATAGTCAGCAGACCGAGATTAACCTGCCTTATGTCACCGCCGATGCCAGTGGTCCTAAGCATCTTAATCTGAAAATTACCCGTGCCAAGCTGGAGTCTCTGGTTGAAGATCTGATTGAACGTACCATTGCTCCTTGTAAGACAGCCTTGAAAGATTCTGGTCTCTCGGTGAGTGAGATCGATGATGTCATCCTGGTCGGTGGTCAGACCCGTATGCCCAAGGTTGGCGAGATGATGCAGGATTTCTTCGGTAAGGAACTGCGCCGTGATGTTAATCCTGACGAAGCGGTAGCGATTGGTGCCTCGATTCAGGGCGGTGTGCTGGGCGGTGATGTGAAGGATGTATTATTGCTGGATGTGACACCATTGTCTCTGGGTATTGAGACTATGGGTGGTGTGATGACCAAGTTGATCGAAAAGAATACCACGATTCCTACCAAGGCGAATCAGGTGTTCTCAACGGCGGATGATAATCAGACCGCAGTGACAGTGCATGTGTTACAGGGTGAACGCGATCAGGCATCGGCGAATAAATCACTGGGTCGTTTTGATCTGAGTGATATTCCTCCGGCTGCACGCGGTGTACCACAGATTGAAGTGTCACTGGATATTGATGCCAATGGTATCTTGAATGTGTCGGCTAAGGATAAGGCAACGGGTAAGGAACAGTCGATTATCATTAAGGCATCCAGTGGTCTGTCAGATGATGAAGTCGAACGCATGGTACAGGATGCCGAAGCGCATGCTGATGAAGATAAGAAATTCCATGAGCTAGTGGATGTGCGCAATCAGGCCGATGCTATGATTCATGCTACAGTGAAGTCATTGGCTGATCTGGCGGATGAAACCGAAGCGGATGAGAAGGAAAAGATTGAGGCTGCAATCACTGCTTTACGTGAAGCCATGAAGGCTGATGATAAGGATGATATTGAGGCAAAGACCAAAGAGTTAACCGATGTTGCAGGCAAATTGGCAGAACGTGCCTATGCCAAGAAGCAGGGTGATGCCGGTGCTGCTACGGCTGCCGATGCGGGTGAACAGTCTGCCGGTGGTGAAGATGTCGTGGATGCCGAATTTGAAGAGGTTAAAGACGACAAGTAA